From Paraflavitalea devenefica, the proteins below share one genomic window:
- a CDS encoding toxin-antitoxin system YwqK family antitoxin, with protein sequence MKKIIALLLLTSVAGINHLQACICMDILTTDSLAQLKDYDLIAYIKITDDKDYEPAAGAPSPSHTMGLISLNIIELFQGKAVEQVIDDTRHTSCYIGMTKGEEWILFGKLKDGKMRIHACDRNAQYRNADGQRDWKYGRGLNLLQRLRKLYEHPEKKFANETRLEYYPNGQLEIEETYRNGQLQGARKIWYPNGTLRGRETYIHDSLDGKTEWFYPSGQLEHESYYSKGQHCNVTRYYYDTTTTKNSPSFRLDLFRHPNEDSLRTVYRRIQPQSEIIYDTYGRVILSRQYDRGGNILHETKQK encoded by the coding sequence ATGAAAAAAATCATAGCCCTGCTGCTGTTAACATCGGTGGCAGGCATCAACCACCTGCAGGCCTGCATTTGCATGGACATATTGACCACCGACAGTTTAGCCCAATTAAAAGACTACGATTTAATAGCATACATAAAAATTACTGATGACAAGGATTATGAACCTGCAGCAGGCGCTCCCTCCCCCTCTCACACCATGGGGTTAATTAGTTTGAACATCATTGAACTGTTTCAAGGCAAGGCGGTGGAACAGGTGATAGACGATACGAGGCATACCTCCTGCTACATAGGTATGACCAAAGGAGAAGAATGGATATTATTCGGAAAGTTAAAAGACGGCAAGATGCGTATTCATGCCTGTGACAGGAATGCGCAATACAGGAATGCTGATGGCCAGCGGGACTGGAAATACGGCAGGGGCTTGAACTTATTGCAGCGACTAAGAAAGCTGTATGAGCATCCTGAAAAGAAGTTTGCCAACGAAACCCGGCTTGAATATTACCCCAACGGGCAACTGGAAATAGAAGAAACTTACCGCAACGGGCAATTACAGGGTGCACGAAAGATCTGGTATCCCAATGGGACCTTGCGGGGCCGGGAAACCTACATCCATGATTCCCTGGATGGCAAAACCGAATGGTTTTATCCTTCCGGACAACTTGAACATGAAAGCTATTATAGCAAAGGACAACATTGTAATGTAACCAGGTATTATTATGATACCACCACGACTAAAAATTCGCCATCCTTCCGGCTTGACCTGTTTAGACATCCCAATGAAGATTCGCTCAGGACTGTTTATCGCAGGATACAACCGCAATCCGAAATTATTTATGATACCTATGGCAGGGTTATCCTGTCGAGGCAATATGACCGGGGTGGCAATATTCTCCACGAGACCAAACAAAAATAG
- a CDS encoding DUF3667 domain-containing protein gives MSHSKERHEKICLNCNAELSGRFCHVCGQENIEPKESVWGLVSHFFYDITHFDGKFFHTTGLLIKKPGYLPAEYIKGRRARYLHPIRMYVFSSALFFLIFFMLVKPKDIVNGDWTTLKDKIQDSVARLDYAQTVVLKTAQTKQDSLDIIASFSEAKEQLADIRTKTKTGKDSAVRNGKDSITRNGKDSAEHNKKGKSAGSDEEEEDDGPNLNVNWFDKDYKYKTVEAYDSAQQALPQGERDGWWERKVKHRNIELQRRYRGKDREFVQDLMDKFLHMLPYLLFFSLPLYALFMKLLYFRHKRFYYVDHGIFFIYLYIFTFVFFLVYFSVMELRIHTHQGWIGWIEAALILGGIYYTYKAMRRFYGQGRAMTLLKFFLLNVMAFFTLTFLFIFFFTLTFLRV, from the coding sequence GTGTCCCATTCCAAAGAGCGTCATGAGAAAATATGCCTGAACTGTAATGCTGAACTGAGCGGAAGATTTTGTCACGTATGTGGGCAGGAAAATATCGAGCCAAAAGAATCTGTCTGGGGTCTTGTCAGCCACTTTTTCTATGATATTACGCACTTTGATGGTAAATTCTTCCATACCACCGGCCTCCTCATTAAAAAGCCCGGTTATTTACCCGCAGAATACATCAAAGGCCGCCGCGCCCGGTACCTGCATCCCATCCGGATGTATGTATTCAGCTCTGCCCTGTTCTTCCTGATCTTCTTTATGCTGGTGAAGCCCAAAGATATTGTCAATGGCGACTGGACCACGCTCAAGGACAAAATTCAGGATTCAGTGGCGCGGCTTGATTACGCGCAGACTGTGGTGTTAAAGACGGCCCAAACCAAACAGGATTCGCTGGACATTATCGCCTCTTTTTCTGAGGCAAAAGAACAGTTAGCGGACATCCGCACGAAAACGAAGACGGGGAAAGACAGTGCTGTGCGCAATGGGAAAGACAGTATTACGCGCAACGGGAAAGATAGTGCTGAGCACAACAAGAAGGGAAAATCAGCCGGCAGCGATGAGGAAGAGGAGGATGACGGGCCCAACCTGAATGTCAACTGGTTTGACAAGGACTACAAGTATAAAACGGTGGAGGCGTACGATTCTGCCCAGCAGGCGTTGCCCCAGGGCGAACGGGATGGCTGGTGGGAGCGGAAAGTGAAGCACCGTAACATAGAATTGCAAAGGCGTTACCGGGGGAAGGACAGGGAGTTTGTACAGGACCTGATGGATAAGTTCCTGCACATGCTGCCTTACCTGCTGTTCTTTTCCCTGCCCCTGTATGCCCTTTTTATGAAGCTGCTGTATTTCCGGCACAAGCGGTTCTATTATGTAGATCATGGTATCTTTTTTATCTACCTCTATATTTTCACTTTCGTCTTTTTCCTGGTGTATTTCTCGGTGATGGAGTTGCGCATTCATACGCACCAGGGCTGGATCGGCTGGATTGAAGCGGCCCTGATACTGGGCGGCATTTATTATACTTATAAGGCCATGCGCAGGTTCTATGGGCAGGGCCGGGCCATGACCTTGCTCAAGTTCTTTTTGCTGAACGTGATGGCCTTTTTTACGCTTACATTCCTGTTCATATTTTTCTTTACCTTGACCTTTCTCCGGGTTTAA
- a CDS encoding ferritin-like domain-containing protein, producing MEKATKSRKASSGKNEKIPAKGSSQPANRQMGEEMEKLFTDMLKDIYWAEKALTKALPKLAKASTTTELSQAFEEHLTQTEEHIRRLEQVFELMGQKAQAKKCDAMEGLQKEAEEVMEETPEGSLTRDVGLIIAAQKVEHYEIATYGGLTTLANTFGMTEVAELLGRTLEEEKETDESLTYIAENNVNFPAGIEDEAGSSRKTGTHKNRMEEEEDEEA from the coding sequence ATGGAAAAAGCAACTAAATCCAGGAAAGCCAGTTCCGGGAAAAATGAAAAAATACCAGCGAAAGGTTCTTCTCAACCTGCCAATAGGCAGATGGGAGAAGAAATGGAAAAGCTTTTTACGGATATGCTGAAGGATATTTACTGGGCAGAAAAAGCATTGACGAAAGCATTGCCTAAACTGGCTAAGGCAAGCACCACTACTGAACTGAGCCAGGCCTTTGAAGAGCACCTCACACAAACAGAAGAGCATATCAGAAGACTGGAACAGGTATTTGAATTAATGGGACAGAAAGCACAGGCAAAAAAATGCGATGCGATGGAAGGTTTACAAAAAGAAGCGGAAGAAGTGATGGAAGAAACACCCGAAGGATCACTGACACGGGATGTGGGCCTCATTATAGCAGCACAAAAAGTAGAACACTATGAAATTGCTACGTATGGCGGTTTAACTACGCTGGCCAATACTTTTGGCATGACAGAAGTAGCTGAGCTGCTGGGACGTACCCTGGAAGAAGAAAAAGAAACTGATGAGAGCCTTACTTATATTGCCGAGAACAATGTGAATTTTCCTGCCGGCATTGAGGATGAAGCAGGCTCATCCCGGAAGACAGGCACCCACAAGAATAGGATGGAAGAAGAGGAAGACGAAGAAGCTTAA
- the mazG gene encoding nucleoside triphosphate pyrophosphohydrolase: METNNVAAAFLRLVTIMDELREKCPWDRKQTVHTLRPLTIEETYELADAITDTDWKGIKEEIGDLMLHMLFYAKIGAEQGQFTLEEALHGIADKLVSRHPHIYGDVQVKDEEEVKQNWEKLKLKEGKTSVLGGVPVSLPAVVKATRLQEKAKQVGFEWDHREQVWDKVKEEMDELQEAVAAAQQPEIEEEFGDLLFSLVNYARFLQIDAENALERTNKKFISRFTRMEQLANSDGKSLADMSLAEMDALWNSIKKQNPGT; the protein is encoded by the coding sequence ATGGAAACAAACAATGTGGCCGCAGCTTTCCTGCGGCTGGTGACTATTATGGATGAGTTGCGGGAAAAATGTCCCTGGGACAGGAAGCAGACCGTGCACACCCTGCGGCCCCTGACGATTGAGGAAACTTATGAGCTGGCAGATGCTATTACGGATACAGACTGGAAAGGCATTAAGGAGGAGATCGGCGACCTCATGCTCCACATGCTCTTTTATGCCAAAATAGGGGCCGAGCAAGGACAGTTTACGCTCGAAGAAGCCCTGCACGGGATTGCCGACAAGCTGGTATCCCGCCACCCGCATATTTATGGCGATGTGCAGGTAAAAGACGAGGAAGAAGTAAAGCAGAACTGGGAAAAATTGAAATTAAAAGAGGGCAAAACCTCCGTCCTGGGCGGGGTGCCTGTATCATTGCCTGCCGTGGTAAAAGCTACCCGGTTGCAGGAAAAGGCCAAACAGGTAGGGTTTGAGTGGGACCACCGGGAGCAGGTATGGGACAAGGTAAAGGAGGAAATGGACGAGTTACAGGAAGCGGTTGCCGCTGCACAACAGCCTGAAATAGAGGAGGAATTTGGCGATCTCCTGTTTTCCCTGGTCAATTATGCACGGTTTTTGCAGATAGATGCTGAAAATGCGCTGGAAAGGACAAATAAGAAGTTTATCAGCCGTTTTACCCGTATGGAACAACTGGCAAACAGCGATGGGAAATCCCTGGCCGATATGTCCCTGGCCGAAATGGACGCCCTCTGGAACAGCATTAAAAAACAAAACCCCGGCACTTGA
- a CDS encoding YncE family protein has protein sequence MKFTLPTISLVFLLLLLAGTSCRKEDAIVPPTTTPITPGTNGLVKGFFLLNEANMGSNKASLDYFDYPSGTYHKNIFPARNPAIVKELGDVGNDIQVYGNKLYAVINVSHLVEVMDVTTARHIATIPIPNCRYITFDKGYAYVSSYAGPVLIDPNARLGCVARVDTVTFTVKDTCVVGYQPEEMVIRNNKLYVANSGGYRVPHYDNTVSVIDLNTFKETSKITVGINLHRMEPDGHGNIYVTSRGDYKKIPSNTYIINSTDEVTDTLDLAASNITICGDSAYVYSTEWSYVTNSNTITYAIINTKTKTVVSRNFITDGTDKKIAIPYGIAVNPETREILVTDAKDYVTPGRLYCFSPDGKRKWDVETGDIPAHIVFTNKRLSGMP, from the coding sequence ATGAAATTTACGCTACCAACCATCTCCCTGGTATTCCTGCTTCTCCTGCTGGCAGGTACTTCCTGCCGGAAAGAAGATGCTATTGTGCCGCCTACCACTACGCCCATCACGCCTGGCACCAACGGCCTGGTGAAAGGCTTCTTTTTACTGAATGAAGCCAATATGGGCAGCAACAAGGCTTCCCTTGATTATTTTGATTATCCATCCGGTACGTACCATAAGAATATTTTCCCTGCCCGCAATCCGGCTATTGTAAAAGAGCTGGGCGATGTAGGCAATGATATACAGGTCTATGGCAATAAGCTGTATGCAGTGATCAATGTATCGCACCTGGTGGAGGTGATGGATGTAACCACAGCCAGGCATATTGCCACGATCCCCATTCCCAACTGCCGGTATATTACTTTCGATAAAGGCTATGCTTACGTAAGTTCCTATGCTGGCCCTGTATTGATTGATCCCAATGCCCGGCTGGGCTGTGTAGCCCGGGTAGATACCGTCACCTTTACCGTGAAAGACACCTGCGTGGTGGGCTATCAGCCGGAGGAGATGGTGATCCGTAATAATAAACTCTATGTGGCCAATTCAGGAGGTTACCGCGTACCGCATTATGATAATACAGTATCGGTGATTGACCTGAATACATTTAAAGAAACGTCCAAAATAACAGTAGGCATTAACCTGCACCGGATGGAGCCGGATGGACATGGGAATATTTACGTTACCTCCCGCGGGGATTATAAAAAGATACCTTCCAATACCTATATCATCAATAGCACCGACGAAGTGACAGACACGCTTGACCTGGCGGCCAGCAATATCACCATCTGCGGCGATTCGGCCTATGTATACAGCACGGAATGGAGTTATGTTACCAACAGCAATACCATTACCTATGCCATTATCAACACGAAGACAAAAACAGTGGTGTCGCGCAATTTTATAACGGATGGTACCGACAAGAAGATCGCTATTCCTTATGGCATTGCAGTGAACCCGGAAACGCGGGAGATACTGGTAACAGACGCCAAAGATTATGTAACGCCGGGCAGGTTGTATTGCTTTTCGCCCGATGGGAAACGTAAATGGGATGTGGAGACCGGTGATATTCCTGCCCATATTGTATTCACCAACAAAAGACTCAGCGGCATGCCTTAA
- a CDS encoding low affinity iron permease family protein — MAKPSKSKNLKWARLFNRITGKLTRAAGSPLASILAMLLIIGWALCGPLFGFSDTWQLVINTSTTIITFLMVFIIQQTQNKDTTAIHLKLNELIACHEKASNRLVDIEDLTEEELSVIKKYYTKLSALAEKEKDLHSSHSLDEADENHQQKFKSLKKPLHA; from the coding sequence ATGGCAAAACCTTCCAAATCAAAGAACCTGAAATGGGCCCGTCTCTTTAACAGGATCACTGGCAAACTGACGCGTGCCGCAGGCAGTCCGCTGGCCTCCATCCTGGCCATGCTGCTCATCATCGGCTGGGCGCTGTGCGGACCACTGTTTGGCTTTTCCGATACCTGGCAACTGGTAATCAATACTTCTACCACCATCATCACCTTCCTGATGGTATTCATTATCCAGCAGACGCAGAACAAGGATACTACCGCTATCCACCTAAAGCTGAATGAATTGATCGCCTGCCATGAGAAAGCCAGCAACCGCCTGGTGGATATTGAAGACCTGACGGAGGAAGAGCTCAGCGTGATCAAGAAGTATTACACCAAATTATCAGCACTGGCCGAAAAGGAAAAAGACCTGCATAGTTCCCATTCCCTGGATGAGGCAGATGAGAACCACCAACAAAAATTCAAAAGTTTAAAAAAGCCTTTACATGCGTGA
- a CDS encoding sensor histidine kinase → MKQLLKNWLIKNIYLLAAIGLFGVALILNKYVIGTTTTRYYVNLIEQRIQQKEKDFREFTTDTALLAMLVEQRYDETTLERVLDNNKGYDIFIYGHHDDSLNTPHLVFWNTQTILPDVSFSWGMDTSRLIKLVNGSYVYSSRRVTLHGKQYTVQGLIPVIWRYFVEMENLPKEFAGYAKAVERVDLVMSPTAWPVKSIRGNTLFYLEQINEHLQQHSIWSILLVIAGIFLLFIYIQQTADYIGRRYGLWWGVGFLVGLLLLMRLATYFFPGILNLRQFELFDPYIYGSSLVLSSLGDLLINALLLCWMVIFINRRLDTSTIKAFDKPWKNWAGTTGILTLLIICTFTFADILQTLVSDAKISFNVADFFSLVKQYSFVGFAVMATLGLSYFLLAQIFLTVVGKLVGEKNYVLFIITAFLGLLLLSFQRNTAMIELNLYALVWLLLFMWLMQQKLFAGLNYRLNVSEVLFWLFIFSFSISAVILFENGKIEFEQRKRYAEKLATQHDPSSERLLNIALAYLDNNFLEPNFHRFYNQQENARLKDSINKTSFSGYSSKYDTWLFTFDKDMNPLYNTEPGSFDTLNTIFRNQAKVTNIPDFPDLRYFERSFDKYSYIFKKEVVDTNNVAIGYLFVLSDPKRHKSEALVPELFKQTREITPEYGSVYAWAIYDSLKLISHYNDYAFPTYLNKQSLKDEFSIVKKDGYEELWYRGTPDKVVVVARKSNSFIDAITLFAYLFSTFLFLLAFYRIVAYLMRSRLQRTSWKEFWELSIRSQIHSTIIMISLLLFVVIGVANVIFIINRYHRNNQDRLTRAIQIMVNEVEKKLTDHATFNEGIMLYEPGFSDEVEQLMRDISDIHGMDVNLYDTAGDLKVASNQDIYYRGVVSEKMNPLAYFRLHNLRQVQTVTDEKVGKVDYLSIYAPVRDDDGNAVAYLNVPSYSAEVELTQEISYFLVTIINLNAFIFLVAGAIALFITNRITSSFTLITQKLRDINLGKMNQEINWSRNDEIGVLVKEYNKMVRKLDESAEFLAKSEREGAWRQMARQVAHEIKNPLTPMKLSIQYLQKAIDDNNPNVKEMTAGVARTLVEQIDHLSKIASDFSQFANIGNPRNEVFDLHEMLYSLTSLYEATENLDFQWEAVPHKVLLFADKTQLNRLFTNLMQNAIEASEGMPQHIIRMNEVLNGEYITVSISDNGTGIPEATQSKIFTPNFTTKSSGTGLGLAMSKSIVEQAKGDIWFVTKEGEGTTFYVKIPLLRAMN, encoded by the coding sequence TTGAAGCAATTGCTGAAAAACTGGCTCATTAAGAATATTTACCTGCTGGCTGCCATCGGCCTTTTTGGCGTAGCGCTCATCCTCAATAAGTATGTTATCGGCACTACTACCACCAGGTATTATGTGAACCTGATTGAGCAGCGGATACAGCAGAAAGAAAAAGATTTCCGGGAGTTTACTACTGATACGGCTTTACTGGCCATGCTGGTAGAACAGCGCTATGATGAAACTACCCTCGAACGGGTGCTCGACAATAACAAAGGCTACGATATTTTTATTTACGGCCACCACGATGATTCGCTCAATACGCCGCACCTCGTTTTCTGGAATACGCAGACGATCCTGCCCGATGTCTCTTTCTCCTGGGGCATGGATACCAGCCGGCTCATCAAACTGGTCAATGGCTCTTATGTGTACAGCAGCCGGCGGGTCACCCTGCATGGCAAACAGTATACCGTACAGGGACTGATCCCTGTAATATGGAGGTACTTTGTAGAAATGGAGAACCTGCCCAAAGAGTTTGCCGGTTATGCCAAAGCGGTGGAACGGGTAGATCTTGTTATGTCGCCTACGGCCTGGCCCGTTAAAAGTATCCGTGGCAATACCTTGTTTTACCTTGAGCAGATCAATGAGCACCTGCAGCAGCACAGTATATGGTCTATACTGCTGGTCATTGCCGGCATCTTCCTGCTCTTCATATATATTCAGCAAACAGCCGACTATATTGGCCGCCGCTATGGATTGTGGTGGGGCGTTGGTTTTCTCGTAGGGCTGCTGCTGCTCATGCGCCTGGCCACTTACTTCTTCCCCGGTATCCTTAACCTGCGGCAATTTGAACTTTTTGATCCCTATATCTATGGTTCCAGCCTGGTACTAAGCTCCCTGGGCGATCTGCTCATCAATGCACTGCTGCTTTGCTGGATGGTGATCTTTATTAACCGCCGTCTGGATACTTCTACCATTAAAGCGTTTGATAAACCCTGGAAAAACTGGGCAGGCACTACCGGTATTCTAACATTGCTCATCATCTGCACTTTTACATTTGCCGATATCCTGCAAACGCTGGTGTCCGATGCCAAGATATCTTTCAATGTAGCCGACTTTTTCAGCCTCGTAAAACAGTACAGCTTTGTGGGTTTTGCCGTTATGGCCACCCTGGGACTCAGCTATTTTTTGCTGGCGCAGATATTCCTCACCGTGGTAGGTAAGCTGGTAGGAGAAAAGAATTATGTATTATTTATTATCACGGCCTTCCTGGGCCTGCTGCTGCTATCGTTCCAGCGCAATACTGCCATGATAGAACTCAACCTCTATGCCCTGGTATGGCTGCTGCTCTTTATGTGGCTCATGCAGCAAAAGCTCTTTGCCGGGTTGAATTACCGGCTCAATGTATCGGAAGTATTGTTCTGGCTCTTTATATTTTCTTTTTCCATATCGGCCGTTATTCTCTTTGAGAATGGCAAAATAGAATTTGAACAAAGAAAACGGTATGCGGAGAAACTGGCCACCCAGCACGATCCCTCCAGCGAGCGGTTACTGAACATTGCCCTCGCTTACCTCGACAATAACTTCCTGGAACCCAATTTTCACCGCTTCTATAACCAGCAGGAGAATGCCCGTCTGAAAGACAGCATCAATAAAACCAGCTTTTCCGGTTATTCCAGTAAGTATGATACCTGGCTGTTTACCTTTGATAAAGACATGAACCCGCTCTACAATACAGAGCCTGGCTCATTCGATACCCTCAATACGATCTTCCGCAACCAGGCCAAGGTGACCAATATCCCCGATTTCCCGGACCTGCGCTACTTTGAAAGGTCATTCGATAAATACTCCTATATTTTTAAGAAGGAGGTGGTAGATACCAATAATGTTGCCATTGGCTACCTCTTTGTATTGTCCGATCCCAAGCGGCATAAGAGCGAAGCGTTGGTGCCCGAGCTGTTTAAACAAACGCGGGAAATAACACCGGAATACGGATCGGTGTATGCCTGGGCTATTTATGACAGCCTGAAACTGATCAGTCACTATAATGATTATGCATTTCCCACTTATCTCAATAAGCAGTCCTTAAAGGATGAGTTCAGCATTGTTAAAAAAGATGGGTATGAAGAGCTGTGGTACCGCGGTACGCCCGATAAGGTGGTGGTGGTGGCCCGGAAGAGCAATTCTTTTATAGATGCCATTACCTTATTTGCCTATCTGTTCAGCACCTTCCTCTTCCTGCTGGCCTTTTACCGCATCGTGGCTTACCTGATGCGCAGCCGCCTGCAACGAACTTCCTGGAAGGAATTCTGGGAGTTAAGCATCCGCTCCCAGATACACAGCACCATTATTATGATCAGCCTGCTGCTCTTTGTGGTGATCGGGGTGGCCAATGTAATTTTTATCATTAACCGGTATCACCGCAATAACCAGGACCGGCTTACCCGCGCCATCCAGATCATGGTGAACGAAGTGGAAAAGAAACTGACCGACCATGCTACCTTCAACGAAGGCATCATGTTGTATGAGCCGGGCTTTAGCGATGAAGTGGAACAATTGATGAGAGATATTTCCGACATCCATGGTATGGATGTGAACCTCTATGATACGGCCGGTGATCTTAAAGTGGCTTCCAACCAGGATATTTATTATCGCGGGGTAGTGAGTGAAAAAATGAATCCCCTCGCGTATTTCCGGCTGCACAACCTGCGGCAGGTACAAACCGTTACCGATGAAAAAGTGGGCAAGGTAGATTACCTCAGCATCTATGCCCCGGTGCGCGATGATGATGGCAATGCCGTTGCCTACCTCAACGTGCCTTCCTACAGCGCAGAAGTGGAGCTTACGCAGGAGATCTCTTATTTCCTGGTCACGATCATTAACCTGAATGCTTTTATCTTCCTGGTGGCAGGCGCTATTGCCCTGTTCATTACCAACCGTATCACGTCTTCCTTTACCCTCATTACGCAAAAGCTGCGGGATATTAACCTGGGTAAGATGAACCAGGAAATTAACTGGAGCCGCAATGATGAGATCGGCGTACTGGTAAAAGAATATAATAAGATGGTGCGGAAACTGGACGAGAGCGCCGAATTTCTGGCTAAGAGTGAACGGGAGGGCGCCTGGCGACAGATGGCCCGGCAGGTAGCGCATGAGATCAAGAATCCACTCACCCCGATGAAGCTGAGCATCCAGTACCTGCAGAAAGCCATTGACGATAACAATCCCAATGTAAAGGAGATGACGGCCGGCGTGGCCCGCACACTGGTGGAGCAGATTGATCACCTGTCCAAGATCGCTTCCGACTTCTCACAGTTTGCCAATATTGGTAACCCGCGCAACGAGGTGTTTGACCTGCATGAGATGTTGTATTCTCTTACGTCTTTGTATGAGGCTACCGAGAACCTCGATTTCCAATGGGAGGCCGTACCGCATAAAGTATTACTGTTTGCTGATAAGACGCAACTGAACCGCCTGTTCACCAACCTGATGCAGAATGCCATTGAAGCCAGTGAAGGCATGCCGCAGCATATCATCCGCATGAATGAAGTGCTGAATGGCGAATATATTACGGTGAGTATTTCCGATAATGGCACCGGTATTCCCGAGGCTACCCAGTCCAAAATATTTACGCCCAATTTCACCACTAAATCTTCCGGCACAGGGCTTGGCCTGGCCATGAGTAAAAGCATTGTGGAGCAGGCCAAAGGCGATATCTGGTTTGTAACGAAAGAAGGCGAGGGCACTACCTTCTATGTGAAGATACCTTTGTTGAGGGCTATGAATTAA